Proteins encoded by one window of Dietzia sp. B32:
- a CDS encoding 1-acyl-sn-glycerol-3-phosphate acyltransferase — MELLYTGIIGFARTMFRVQGLDLTIRGERNFPEVGGAVVVMNHTGYLDFVYGGIPARVHKRFIRYMAKVEVFEHKVSGPIMRELKHIPVDRTAGKASFDEAVARLRAGELVGVFPEATISRSFEVKGFKSGAVRMALAADVPIITVTLWGSQRVWTKGLPKKLLRPRVPIMMEVGEPMAAYEPVEECTQELRSRMQATLERLQQEYAERYGAYPAGANWVPARLGGSAPTLEEATALDEAEHAERLRRRAQKAVDPEADARDEPTGPAGPDAP; from the coding sequence GTGGAGCTGCTCTATACGGGGATCATCGGGTTCGCCCGGACAATGTTCAGGGTCCAGGGCCTGGACCTCACGATTCGCGGGGAGCGCAACTTCCCCGAGGTCGGCGGGGCGGTGGTGGTGATGAACCACACCGGGTACCTCGACTTCGTCTACGGCGGCATCCCGGCCCGCGTGCACAAGCGGTTCATCCGCTACATGGCCAAGGTCGAGGTGTTCGAGCACAAGGTGTCCGGGCCGATCATGCGCGAGCTGAAGCACATCCCCGTCGACCGGACGGCCGGTAAGGCGTCCTTCGACGAGGCCGTCGCCCGGCTGAGGGCCGGGGAGTTGGTCGGTGTGTTCCCGGAGGCCACCATCAGCCGCAGCTTCGAGGTCAAGGGTTTCAAGTCGGGCGCGGTCCGGATGGCGTTGGCGGCCGACGTTCCCATCATCACCGTGACCCTGTGGGGATCGCAGCGGGTGTGGACCAAGGGCCTGCCCAAGAAGCTGCTGCGTCCCCGGGTGCCGATCATGATGGAGGTCGGCGAGCCGATGGCCGCGTACGAGCCGGTCGAGGAGTGCACGCAGGAGTTGCGCTCACGGATGCAGGCCACGCTCGAGCGACTCCAGCAGGAGTACGCGGAGCGCTACGGCGCCTACCCGGCCGGCGCCAACTGGGTGCCCGCCCGTCTCGGCGGTTCCGCCCCCACCCTGGAGGAGGCCACGGCCCTGGACGAGGCCGAGCACGCCGAGCGCCTCCGTCGCCGCGCGCAGAAGGCGGTCGACCCGGAGGCCGACGCCCGTGACGAACCGACGGGACCGGCGGGCCCGGACGCTCCGTGA
- a CDS encoding DUF5129 domain-containing protein translates to MTRTTTAPTLRLLVVVAGVVGLLLLLFPLASARAQAPAPAEAPARAVEVGITDRAGVLSPGDQDLLRTETGRIAFPPQVARVEYLVFDDDGDNLNDTTERFAQDERPDLVAEDREKWAPGTLIVANDTEARDVGIYCGDDVCAALDLFEGGHLDGSLEAMKDPMRRENHAVGLLSGARAAADPTVQAPEPEPAPAWLPWAFAGAGVIVAGAVGAGVAASRKKKATTARERYDRVSREYGRVAGELSGLDIRANSLTSPLADDELRSQWQDVRGRFLALDEVMGRIGDLRPDSTDAEFRAKAGDIDTAHTTVDQMLTAEQNIDQLFRMEQGDADVRRRQLGELHEDMLAAALGTKDERLAAEARALDARADELARDTQAPDFMGRYARLVVDYRLVVEAIRAREMADVEVAKDAGDRHAPRLYDRDWRAGYGYNGFVPYYVVSGWHTHDVQAAQSASSTNTGYSNASFSGGGGSSGY, encoded by the coding sequence ATGACACGGACGACCACCGCCCCGACCCTGCGCCTGCTCGTGGTGGTCGCCGGTGTCGTGGGACTGCTGCTGCTCCTGTTCCCGCTCGCGTCGGCGCGTGCGCAGGCCCCCGCCCCCGCGGAGGCGCCAGCCCGGGCGGTCGAGGTCGGTATCACCGACCGCGCGGGCGTGCTCTCACCCGGAGACCAGGACCTGCTCCGCACCGAGACCGGCCGCATCGCGTTCCCGCCGCAGGTCGCGCGCGTCGAGTACCTGGTCTTCGATGACGACGGCGACAACCTCAACGACACCACCGAGCGCTTCGCCCAGGACGAGCGACCGGACCTGGTGGCGGAGGACCGGGAGAAATGGGCGCCCGGGACGCTCATCGTGGCCAACGACACGGAGGCGCGTGACGTCGGCATCTACTGCGGAGACGACGTGTGCGCCGCGCTCGACCTGTTCGAGGGCGGTCACCTCGACGGTTCACTCGAGGCGATGAAGGACCCGATGCGGCGCGAGAACCACGCGGTCGGGCTGCTGTCGGGGGCGCGGGCTGCCGCCGATCCCACCGTGCAGGCGCCGGAGCCCGAGCCCGCGCCGGCGTGGCTGCCGTGGGCCTTCGCCGGAGCGGGGGTGATCGTCGCGGGCGCGGTCGGCGCCGGGGTCGCGGCGAGTCGTAAGAAGAAGGCGACGACGGCGAGGGAGCGCTACGACCGGGTCTCCCGCGAGTACGGGCGGGTGGCGGGGGAGCTCAGCGGGCTGGACATCCGCGCCAATTCGCTCACCTCCCCGTTGGCCGACGACGAGCTGCGGTCCCAGTGGCAGGACGTGCGCGGCCGGTTCCTCGCGCTGGATGAGGTCATGGGCCGGATCGGAGACCTGCGGCCCGACTCGACGGACGCCGAGTTCCGTGCCAAGGCCGGCGACATCGACACCGCCCACACCACTGTGGACCAGATGCTCACGGCGGAACAGAACATCGACCAGCTCTTCCGCATGGAGCAGGGGGACGCCGACGTGCGCCGCCGCCAGCTCGGCGAGCTGCACGAGGACATGCTCGCCGCCGCGCTGGGGACGAAGGACGAGCGGCTGGCCGCCGAGGCCCGGGCCCTGGACGCCCGCGCCGACGAGCTGGCCCGGGATACGCAGGCTCCCGACTTCATGGGCCGCTACGCCCGGCTCGTCGTGGACTACCGGCTCGTCGTGGAGGCGATCCGGGCCCGCGAGATGGCGGACGTCGAGGTGGCGAAGGACGCGGGCGACCGCCACGCGCCGAGGCTGTACGACCGCGACTGGCGGGCCGGGTACGGCTACAACGGTTTCGTGCCGTACTACGTGGTGTCCGGCTGGCACACCCACGACGTTCAGGCGGCGCAGTCGGCCAGCTCCACCAACACCGGCTACTCGAACGCGTCGTTCTCCGGCGGCGGCGGCTCGAGCGGGTACTAG
- the glf gene encoding UDP-galactopyranose mutase has product MAGERQWDTYDLIVVGSGFYGLTVAERAATELGKRVLVLDRRHHIGGNAYSEAEPETGIEIHKYGAHLFHTSNERVWGYVNRFTDFTGYQHRVFAMHKGTAYQFPMGLGLINQFFGRYYSPDEARALIAEQASEFSAEDAANFEEKAISLIGRPLYEAFIKDYTAKQWQTDPKNLPAGNITRLPVRYTFDNRYFNDTHEGLPVEGYTAWLENMAADERIDVVLDTDWFDVREAVRAASPDAPVVYTGPLDRYFDYADGELGWRTLDFETEVLPTGDFQGTPVMNYNDAEYDYTRIHEFRHFHPERKNYPTDKTVIMREYSRFAERDDEPYYPINESTDRERLAAYRERAKAETAANKVLFGGRLGTYQYLDMHMAIASALTMFDNTLAPHLRDGAALEG; this is encoded by the coding sequence ATGGCAGGCGAGCGGCAGTGGGACACCTATGACCTCATCGTGGTGGGGTCGGGCTTCTACGGCCTGACGGTCGCGGAGCGGGCGGCGACCGAACTCGGCAAGCGCGTACTGGTGCTCGATCGGCGCCACCACATCGGCGGCAACGCCTACTCCGAGGCCGAGCCCGAGACCGGCATCGAGATTCACAAGTACGGTGCGCACCTCTTCCACACCTCCAACGAGCGCGTGTGGGGGTACGTCAACCGCTTCACCGACTTCACCGGCTACCAGCACCGCGTGTTCGCCATGCACAAGGGCACGGCGTACCAGTTCCCCATGGGGCTGGGCCTGATCAACCAGTTCTTCGGCCGCTACTACTCGCCCGACGAGGCGCGCGCGCTCATCGCCGAGCAGGCCTCCGAGTTCTCCGCCGAGGACGCGGCGAACTTCGAGGAGAAGGCCATCTCCCTGATCGGCCGCCCGCTGTACGAGGCGTTCATCAAGGACTACACCGCCAAGCAGTGGCAGACCGACCCCAAGAACCTGCCCGCCGGCAACATCACGCGCCTGCCCGTGCGGTACACGTTCGACAACCGCTACTTCAACGACACCCACGAGGGGCTGCCCGTCGAGGGCTACACCGCGTGGCTGGAGAACATGGCCGCCGACGAGCGGATCGACGTCGTCCTGGACACCGACTGGTTCGACGTCCGCGAGGCCGTCCGCGCCGCGAGCCCCGACGCGCCGGTCGTCTACACCGGCCCGCTGGACCGCTACTTCGACTACGCCGACGGCGAGCTGGGCTGGCGCACCCTGGACTTCGAGACCGAGGTCCTGCCGACCGGCGACTTCCAGGGCACCCCGGTGATGAACTACAACGACGCGGAGTACGACTACACCCGCATCCACGAGTTCCGTCACTTCCACCCGGAGCGCAAGAACTACCCCACCGACAAGACGGTGATCATGCGCGAGTACAGCCGCTTCGCCGAGCGCGACGACGAGCCGTACTACCCGATCAACGAGTCCACCGACCGGGAGCGGCTGGCCGCCTACCGCGAGCGGGCCAAGGCCGAGACCGCGGCCAACAAGGTGTTGTTCGGCGGGCGCCTGGGCACCTACCAGTACCTGGACATGCACATGGCGATCGCCTCGGCGCTGACGATGTTCGACAACACCCTGGCGCCGCACCTGCGGGACGGCGCCGCGCTCGAGGGCTGA
- a CDS encoding peptidylprolyl isomerase, with amino-acid sequence MRLTGSARRRPTVRTALGVLALATPLALAGCGSDDAPSDDAATTGATAASQSEGRESGGSAGGAAECPPAEGTAERATEFDSAPPMCLDEGVDYSAVITTDAGVVTVDLLEEKAPETVNNFVFLARNKFYEGITFHRVIPGFMIQGGDPQGTGSGGPGYDFADELPEAGEYEIGSMAMANAGPDTNGSQFFIVTGDSGVSLPPDYSLFGTVTDGMDAVTAIEDDGSPQGRPQTLHTIESVEIVEG; translated from the coding sequence ATGCGCCTCACCGGATCCGCCCGTCGCCGCCCGACCGTCCGCACCGCCCTGGGGGTGCTCGCACTCGCCACTCCCCTCGCCCTCGCCGGGTGTGGTTCCGATGACGCCCCGTCCGACGACGCGGCGACCACCGGAGCCACCGCGGCATCGCAGTCCGAGGGCCGCGAGTCCGGTGGGTCCGCCGGGGGCGCAGCCGAGTGCCCGCCCGCCGAGGGCACAGCGGAGCGCGCCACCGAGTTCGACTCGGCCCCGCCGATGTGTCTGGACGAGGGCGTCGACTACTCCGCCGTCATCACCACCGACGCCGGCGTCGTCACCGTGGACCTGCTCGAGGAGAAGGCCCCGGAGACGGTCAACAACTTCGTGTTCCTGGCCCGCAACAAGTTCTACGAGGGCATCACGTTCCACCGCGTCATCCCCGGTTTCATGATCCAGGGCGGCGACCCGCAGGGCACCGGCAGCGGCGGCCCGGGGTACGACTTCGCCGACGAGCTCCCCGAAGCCGGCGAGTACGAGATCGGGTCGATGGCCATGGCCAATGCCGGACCGGACACCAACGGTTCCCAGTTCTTCATCGTCACCGGCGACTCCGGCGTCTCCCTGCCGCCGGACTACAGCCTCTTCGGCACCGTCACCGACGGGATGGACGCCGTCACGGCGATCGAGGACGACGGGAGCCCGCAGGGCCGGCCGCAGACGCTGCACACGATCGAGTCCGTGGAGATCGTCGAGGGCTGA
- a CDS encoding glycosyltransferase yields the protein MEHHGHHELIDEIERSVVALSTPRGRECLQRIILPRAGEPLDVRSLYLAEASTNVRRAHSSSRTSLSIGADSEVSFATYFNAFAAAYWRRWSVLGEVVLRLTVRGSGRVDLYRSKIDGSRIAITGDVVGERGRADQVTTVEFTCDLGPFEDGGWIWFDLTSDTDVELLAGGWYSSVDAPATRPDAHPDGTRDPAVQVPNDRRVTVGIPTFNRPGDAVAALRALTSDPEVDAVIDAVLMPDQGDRKVRDEPGFAEAAEFLGDRLHIFDQPNLGGSGGYSRIMYEARRLTDSPYILYMDDDIEIEPDSILRALAFGRFSTVPMLVGGQMLNLQERSHLHTMGEVVGAHDFMWTAAPHADYDYDFSRHQLTDRDNPKPLHRRIDVDYNGWWMCLIPRVVAEKIGQPLPLFIKWDDAEYGLRARKAGHPTVTMPGVAIWHMAWSDKDDAIDWQAYFHLRNRLVVASMYHEGDHKGIMQSSLKALVKHLVCLEYSTVAIQIEAIRDFLRGPEALYELLPTALPKVRAMRAEFPDAVVIPSAVDLPAPSGGPAGIHSEPRGPVRKAVALARGLAHTLSRDDKTHHEVPQANFPPIEARWYSLSRVDGATVTTADGRGVVYRKRDRDLAAALFKESAAVHRELFRRFPEMRRRYRDAHADLVTKEAWGRVFES from the coding sequence ATGGAACACCACGGCCACCACGAACTGATCGACGAGATCGAGCGGTCGGTCGTCGCGCTCTCCACTCCACGTGGCCGGGAATGCCTCCAGCGCATCATCCTCCCGCGGGCCGGTGAGCCGCTCGACGTGCGCTCGCTCTACCTCGCGGAGGCGTCCACCAACGTCCGACGGGCGCACTCCTCCTCGCGGACCTCGCTGAGCATCGGCGCGGACTCCGAGGTCTCGTTCGCCACGTACTTCAACGCGTTCGCCGCGGCGTACTGGCGGCGGTGGTCAGTTCTCGGCGAGGTCGTCCTGAGGCTGACTGTGCGCGGGTCCGGACGGGTGGACCTGTACCGCTCCAAGATCGACGGGTCGCGCATCGCGATCACCGGTGACGTCGTCGGCGAGCGGGGTCGGGCCGACCAGGTGACGACGGTCGAGTTCACCTGCGACCTGGGGCCGTTCGAGGACGGCGGGTGGATCTGGTTCGACCTCACCTCCGACACGGACGTCGAGTTGCTCGCGGGCGGGTGGTACTCGTCTGTCGACGCCCCGGCCACGCGCCCCGACGCCCACCCCGACGGCACGCGCGACCCGGCGGTGCAGGTGCCCAACGACCGCCGGGTCACCGTCGGCATTCCCACGTTCAACCGGCCCGGCGACGCGGTGGCCGCGCTGCGGGCACTGACCTCCGATCCCGAGGTCGACGCCGTGATCGACGCCGTCCTCATGCCCGACCAGGGCGATCGCAAGGTCCGCGACGAGCCCGGCTTCGCGGAGGCGGCGGAGTTCCTCGGCGACAGGCTCCACATCTTCGACCAGCCCAACCTCGGTGGTTCGGGCGGGTACAGCCGCATCATGTACGAGGCCAGGCGTCTCACCGATTCGCCGTACATCCTGTACATGGACGACGACATCGAGATCGAGCCCGACTCGATCCTGCGGGCCCTGGCCTTCGGGCGTTTCTCCACCGTCCCGATGCTGGTCGGCGGCCAGATGCTCAACCTGCAGGAACGCAGTCACCTGCACACGATGGGCGAGGTGGTGGGCGCCCACGACTTCATGTGGACCGCCGCGCCGCACGCGGACTACGACTACGACTTCTCGCGCCACCAGTTGACGGACCGGGACAACCCCAAGCCGCTGCACCGCCGTATCGACGTGGACTACAACGGGTGGTGGATGTGCCTCATCCCGCGCGTGGTCGCCGAGAAGATCGGGCAGCCGCTCCCACTGTTCATCAAATGGGATGACGCGGAGTACGGGTTGCGCGCGCGGAAGGCCGGCCACCCCACGGTCACCATGCCGGGTGTGGCGATCTGGCACATGGCGTGGTCGGACAAGGACGACGCGATCGACTGGCAGGCCTACTTCCACCTGCGGAACCGCCTCGTGGTGGCGTCGATGTACCACGAGGGCGACCACAAGGGCATCATGCAGTCCAGCCTCAAGGCGCTGGTCAAGCATCTGGTGTGCCTGGAGTACTCGACGGTGGCCATCCAGATCGAGGCCATCCGCGACTTCCTGCGCGGCCCGGAGGCCCTGTACGAACTGCTGCCCACCGCCCTGCCCAAGGTGCGGGCCATGCGAGCGGAGTTCCCCGACGCGGTGGTCATCCCGTCGGCCGTGGACCTGCCCGCCCCGTCCGGCGGCCCGGCCGGCATCCATTCCGAACCCCGCGGCCCGGTCCGCAAGGCCGTGGCACTGGCCCGCGGCCTGGCCCACACCCTGAGCAGGGACGACAAGACGCACCACGAGGTGCCGCAGGCCAACTTCCCGCCGATCGAGGCCCGTTGGTACTCGCTCAGCAGGGTCGACGGTGCGACCGTCACCACCGCCGACGGTCGCGGGGTCGTCTACCGCAAGCGCGACCGCGACCTCGCCGCCGCCCTGTTCAAGGAATCGGCAGCCGTGCACCGTGAGCTGTTCCGTCGATTCCCGGAGATGCGCCGCCGCTACCGCGACGCCCACGCCGATCTCGTGACCAAGGAGGCCTGGGGCCGTGTCTTCGAATCCTGA
- a CDS encoding phosphatase PAP2 family protein, with protein MSSNPDPVVSDPAVEIPVPTGEVRLLAAIQRQLLAVPGSREAAVTLSHVGEHALGWMAISAAGMAVDPARRGRWAMVGVGSFGAHATSVVVKRVIRRRRPDHPTVTVGVGTPSKLSFPSSHATSTTAFALLAGSVAGVPVAPALVPVMLASRLVLGVHYPSDVFAGAAVGAGCAALTRAVWPSAAVQNVLPEALRDGASGPGLTQNPEEKR; from the coding sequence GTGTCTTCGAATCCTGATCCGGTGGTGTCCGATCCCGCCGTGGAGATCCCCGTACCGACCGGCGAGGTCCGGTTGCTGGCGGCGATCCAGCGTCAGCTGTTGGCCGTGCCCGGTTCGCGGGAGGCGGCCGTGACGCTGTCTCATGTCGGCGAGCACGCCCTGGGGTGGATGGCGATCTCGGCCGCCGGCATGGCGGTCGATCCGGCCCGGCGCGGCCGCTGGGCGATGGTGGGGGTCGGCAGCTTCGGTGCCCACGCCACCTCTGTTGTCGTCAAGCGCGTCATCCGCCGCCGGCGCCCGGACCACCCCACGGTGACCGTCGGCGTCGGTACCCCCTCCAAGCTCAGCTTCCCGTCCTCCCATGCCACCTCGACCACCGCGTTCGCCCTGCTCGCGGGGTCGGTGGCCGGGGTCCCGGTGGCGCCGGCGCTCGTGCCGGTGATGCTGGCGTCCAGGCTGGTGCTGGGAGTCCACTACCCTTCGGATGTGTTCGCCGGTGCCGCGGTCGGTGCGGGCTGCGCTGCGCTCACCCGTGCGGTGTGGCCCTCCGCAGCCGTCCAGAACGTGCTGCCCGAGGCGTTGCGCGACGGTGCGTCCGGCCCAGGCCTCACCCAGAATCCCGAGGAGAAGCGATGA
- a CDS encoding HAD family hydrolase: protein MTRSRPLFVASDVDGTLIDNDHLVPAANRAVVEDLVADGATFVLATGRPPRWLPQVVDQLPVAPLAVCANGAVIMDTDTGEFLATSLLDPETLAAIDAVLRRLLPGSGIAAERLGADAADADFVASPDYEHAWIHPAHLEVGHDEVLSEPVLKLLARVPGMPSGEMVAALHGEVDHLADVTYSTTDGLIEFAARGVTKASGLSQIASRTAAGAAVPSSAVPVTVAFGDMPNDLEMLRWADHGVAMGNALPSVHAAADEVTLTNDEAGIAHVLRRWWS from the coding sequence GTGACCCGTTCCCGGCCGCTTTTCGTCGCCTCCGACGTCGACGGGACCCTGATCGACAACGACCACCTCGTCCCGGCCGCGAACAGGGCCGTGGTGGAGGACCTCGTCGCGGACGGCGCCACGTTCGTCCTGGCCACCGGGCGCCCGCCGCGCTGGCTACCCCAGGTGGTCGACCAACTGCCCGTCGCGCCACTGGCGGTCTGCGCGAACGGTGCCGTCATCATGGACACCGACACCGGCGAGTTCCTGGCCACCAGCCTGCTCGACCCCGAGACGCTGGCGGCGATCGACGCGGTGTTGCGCCGTCTGCTGCCCGGCAGCGGGATCGCGGCCGAGCGCCTCGGTGCCGATGCCGCGGACGCCGACTTCGTGGCCAGCCCCGACTACGAGCACGCCTGGATCCACCCGGCGCACCTCGAGGTGGGCCACGACGAGGTCCTCTCCGAGCCGGTGCTCAAACTGTTGGCCCGAGTGCCGGGGATGCCCAGTGGCGAGATGGTGGCCGCCCTGCACGGCGAGGTGGACCACCTGGCCGACGTCACCTACTCCACCACCGACGGACTGATCGAGTTCGCGGCGCGCGGTGTGACCAAGGCGAGCGGGCTCTCTCAGATCGCCTCGCGCACGGCGGCCGGCGCGGCCGTGCCGTCCTCCGCGGTGCCGGTCACCGTCGCGTTCGGCGACATGCCCAACGACCTGGAGATGCTGCGCTGGGCCGATCACGGAGTCGCGATGGGCAATGCCCTCCCCTCCGTGCACGCCGCCGCCGACGAGGTCACGCTCACCAACGATGAGGCCGGTATCGCCCACGTCCTGCGGCGTTGGTGGAGCTGA
- a CDS encoding N-acetylmuramoyl-L-alanine amidase — MRTRRRPLYVSGRRRTLALAVAVAASVVTPLAVYGADQVVQSGDEIATTAGSALPTAETEVPLAGAPPAVGVDTDIASGGGPVREVTSETPFSMVGVTWKGHNPAALAAVRAKNPDGSWGPWYEAESVDGKGESVNGTGGTEPVYLGTDTTAVQIKLSGVDPADTSLADAPEVTGPEDAPDAAAGPATEPATASAPASAEPADDADADDAATADSDTAGADAADADAAATRAAEPAADRTPPVPTRYADIRPVAETSDLGSVSNSADSSSTDSNSTDSNTADSVKAVLLSPDDTPTPDPEAFSDITASGGTGTHGDIAAKQPSIISRSGWGADESIRCRNATYDPSLAAAVVHHTAGSNNYTREGSAGVMRGIYTYHARTLGWCDVGYNVLVDKYGQAFEGRYGGLSRNVQGAHAGGFNGNTWGISMMGDYSTVAPSDATVRKVGEIVGWRLSVAGIDPKGSDTHYSEGTSYTKYSYGTAVRLPNIFAHRDVGLTSCPGNAGYAKMGQIRDIAASYAKSGGGGGAAPSNPSPGPGTGGGGGGGTGGGAGAGSADLPSTITQGSVQDAVTTALRTVLTGGRLDPATLTRILTGGKTLADIPLDAGSVQNAIGGDFSALAQRLAGPLGKALSGIQRFGNVSLVKHENGALYSSPETGTHPVWGVIGDAWAAQGYEHGPLGLPVAAEAERADGTVAQRFLGGTLVYDPATRELTVEPNP, encoded by the coding sequence TTGAGAACACGACGCCGCCCCCTGTACGTCAGTGGTCGACGCCGGACCCTCGCCCTGGCGGTGGCGGTCGCGGCATCCGTCGTCACGCCCCTCGCCGTATACGGGGCGGACCAGGTCGTCCAGTCCGGCGACGAGATCGCCACCACCGCGGGCAGCGCCCTCCCCACCGCCGAGACCGAGGTCCCCCTCGCCGGGGCACCGCCCGCCGTCGGCGTGGACACGGACATCGCCTCCGGCGGCGGCCCCGTCCGGGAGGTCACCTCCGAGACCCCGTTCTCGATGGTCGGCGTCACGTGGAAGGGGCACAACCCCGCCGCCCTGGCCGCCGTTCGTGCGAAGAACCCGGACGGCTCCTGGGGGCCCTGGTACGAGGCGGAATCGGTCGACGGCAAGGGTGAGAGCGTCAACGGGACCGGCGGCACCGAGCCCGTCTACCTGGGCACGGACACCACCGCCGTCCAGATCAAGCTCTCCGGTGTCGACCCCGCCGACACCTCGCTGGCCGACGCGCCCGAGGTCACCGGCCCCGAAGACGCGCCCGACGCCGCCGCGGGGCCCGCCACGGAGCCCGCCACGGCCTCGGCCCCGGCTTCGGCGGAGCCCGCCGATGACGCGGACGCCGATGACGCGGCCACCGCGGACTCAGACACCGCGGGCGCAGACGCCGCGGACGCAGACGCCGCCGCCACGCGCGCGGCCGAACCCGCCGCCGACCGCACCCCGCCCGTGCCCACCCGCTACGCGGACATCAGGCCCGTCGCCGAGACCTCAGACCTCGGGTCCGTCTCGAACAGCGCCGACTCGAGCAGCACCGACTCGAACAGCACCGACTCGAACACAGCCGACTCCGTCAAGGCCGTCCTGCTCTCCCCCGACGACACGCCGACGCCCGATCCCGAGGCGTTCTCCGACATCACGGCCTCCGGCGGGACCGGCACCCACGGCGACATCGCCGCCAAGCAGCCGTCGATCATCAGCCGCTCGGGCTGGGGCGCCGACGAGTCCATCCGTTGCCGCAACGCCACGTACGACCCGTCACTCGCCGCGGCCGTCGTCCACCACACGGCGGGCAGCAACAACTACACCCGCGAGGGTTCCGCCGGCGTCATGCGCGGCATCTACACCTACCACGCACGCACCCTCGGCTGGTGCGACGTCGGCTACAACGTGCTGGTCGACAAGTACGGCCAGGCTTTCGAGGGTCGCTACGGCGGGCTCAGCCGCAACGTCCAGGGCGCCCACGCCGGCGGCTTTAACGGCAACACCTGGGGCATCTCGATGATGGGCGACTACTCCACCGTCGCCCCGTCCGACGCGACCGTCCGCAAGGTCGGCGAGATCGTCGGGTGGCGCCTCTCGGTCGCGGGGATCGACCCCAAGGGCTCGGACACCCACTACTCCGAGGGCACCTCGTACACCAAGTACTCGTACGGCACCGCCGTCCGGCTGCCGAACATCTTCGCCCACCGCGACGTCGGCCTCACGTCCTGCCCGGGCAACGCGGGCTACGCCAAGATGGGTCAGATCCGCGACATCGCGGCGTCGTACGCCAAGAGCGGCGGAGGCGGCGGCGCGGCCCCGTCCAACCCGAGCCCCGGCCCGGGTACCGGTGGCGGTGGCGGTGGGGGCACCGGCGGTGGCGCCGGCGCCGGGAGCGCCGACCTCCCGTCGACCATCACCCAGGGCAGCGTCCAGGACGCCGTCACCACGGCCCTGCGGACCGTCCTCACCGGCGGCAGGCTCGACCCCGCGACCCTGACCCGGATCCTCACCGGCGGCAAGACGCTGGCGGACATCCCGCTCGACGCGGGGTCGGTGCAGAACGCGATCGGCGGCGACTTCTCCGCGCTCGCCCAGCGGCTCGCGGGCCCGCTCGGCAAGGCCCTGTCCGGGATCCAGCGCTTCGGCAACGTCTCCCTCGTCAAACACGAGAACGGTGCGCTGTACTCCTCCCCCGAGACGGGCACGCACCCGGTGTGGGGCGTGATCGGTGACGCGTGGGCCGCCCAGGGCTACGAGCACGGTCCGCTCGGCCTGCCGGTCGCCGCGGAGGCCGAGCGCGCCGACGGGACGGTCGCACAGCGGTTCCTCGGAGGCACGCTGGTCTACGACCCGGCCACCAGGGAGCTCACCGTCGAGCCGAACCCCTGA
- a CDS encoding PaaI family thioesterase → MDDAPRDLSAPFDSVDPEARSRHYSWPAQPAAGDRSPHAGLDALRLIIDGERHLSPGAHTLGLRLAAAEEGAVTMTAEPAEWALNNGGTVHGGIVSGWVDSALGYATATVVEEGVGYSTLDLTVRYLRALRLDKTPATIRAEVEHAGRSTCVVQVRVTDTDGRTCASASGVMMLFRP, encoded by the coding sequence GTGGACGACGCCCCCCGCGACCTGAGTGCCCCCTTCGATTCCGTCGACCCGGAGGCGCGCAGCCGCCACTACTCCTGGCCCGCCCAGCCGGCCGCGGGCGACCGCTCCCCCCATGCGGGCCTCGACGCGCTGCGCCTGATCATCGACGGCGAGCGCCACCTCTCCCCCGGCGCGCACACGCTGGGCCTCCGCCTGGCCGCCGCGGAGGAGGGTGCGGTCACCATGACGGCCGAACCGGCGGAGTGGGCGCTCAACAACGGCGGGACGGTCCACGGCGGGATCGTCTCCGGGTGGGTGGACTCGGCGCTCGGATACGCCACGGCGACGGTCGTGGAGGAGGGTGTCGGCTACAGCACCCTGGACCTCACCGTCCGCTACCTCCGGGCACTACGGCTGGACAAGACCCCCGCCACGATCCGCGCGGAGGTCGAGCACGCGGGCCGGTCGACGTGCGTGGTGCAGGTCCGGGTCACCGACACCGATGGTCGGACCTGCGCCAGCGCGAGTGGCGTGATGATGCTCTTCCGGCCCTGA